A single window of Populus nigra chromosome 17, ddPopNigr1.1, whole genome shotgun sequence DNA harbors:
- the LOC133676841 gene encoding uncharacterized protein LOC133676841 isoform X2, with the protein MSRESESRRSPSVIARLMGLDGLPLQQSSHKHPKKSLENYTQRMVLAEIAQRNRGSYGRRSSRKSSKDEQEFKDVFEVLDTSKMDSSSYSSCGNGHSELTAAEMAFIQQKFTDVKWLSTDEKLQNSKEFHDAIEDLDSNKDILLKYLQQPDSLFTKHLHDLQGIPPQSHCGRTHIPAKKSSYPAHCGSIGLGCNIERENPLKNRRKPHVDPSSYSYSKLEAQNPVKLSKVQLDQKDESAILPTRIVVLKPNIGKMQNSKKNTSSSQSSHASPSDCRKHTETPSIKKKEVVSWGKKSFPDDAGPLRYKSRESREIAREITRKMRKNFINSSMNFSTSGFRGYVGDESSTENESANESEETAVNSRNSIDWSNRSIPSSSCSNESLVSREARKRLSERWKLTHKSVNMGIVSQSSTLGEMLATPNLGTRLGNSDAMICKKVFSDDVDCNHGTVRWDEPLGISSREGWKDVGTGNLLRSRSVLASSTIISSPRIDKRRENVSHDSYMIPRQVIWQERNRTIKGNFNKRECSSSRNSRSRSKKSHMSSCSYRYHSETSLDINFGQDQVQSDIAEYDSLEQICTVSETPASLVTDTGLVFETMVDVVIENKAMQSKPMDQESSTYMLVKGNSSASDLEVSSSKHSVAEVETPASSKEADQPSPVSVLETPFPDDLSSGSECFEGLNADLNGLRMQLQLLRLESEAYEEGPMLISSDEDVEAGSVGFTEAAQVAEESCEFSYIADVLVDSGINDGDPDTFLRTLHSPEWPVKPLIFEEVEKKYCNHASWPRSERRLLFDRLNLALLVIYQQYANSHPWVRSATVIGPKWIKNGLKDTLCKLVASHDRRANEDIAAEKILERESQWLDLREDVDIIGREIERLLTEELVRELVAV; encoded by the exons ATGTCAAGAGAATCTGAATCCAGAAGGTCTCCGAGTGTTATTGCCAGATTGATGGGCCTTGATGGGCTACCACTGCAGCAATCTTCTCATAAGCATCCAAAGAAATCCTTGGAGAACTACACCCAAAGAATGGTATTGGCAGAGATAGctcaaagaaacagaggctCATATGGTCGGCGGTCATCCAGAAAAAGCTCCAAGGATGAGCAAGAATTTAAAGATGTATTTGAAGTTTTAGACACTTCAAAGATGGATAGTAGTAGTTACTCATCATGTGGAAATGGACACTCAGAGCTCACAGCAGCTGAGATGGCATTCATTCAGCAGAAATTCACGGATGTTAAATGGCTTTCTACCGATGAAAAACTTCAGAATTCAAAAGAATTTCATGATGCTATTGAGGATCTGGACTCCAACAAGGATATTTTGCTGAAATATCTTCAGCAGCCAGATTCTTTGTTCACAAAGCATCTGCATGATTTACAAGGTATCCCTCCACAATCCCATTGCGGTCGGACTCACATACCAGCTAAGAAGTCATCATATCCTGCACACTGTGGGAGCATTGGCCTAGGCTGtaatatagagagagaaaaccCATTGAAGAATCGAAGAAAACCTCATGTTGATCCTTCTAGCTACTCTTATAGTAAGCTTGAAGCTCAAAATCCAGTCAAGTTGTCAAAAGTTCAACTGGATCAGAAAGATGAATCCGCCATTCTCCCTACAAGGATTGTTGTTCTGAAACCAAATATCGGAAAAATGCAGAATTCTAAGAAAAATACCTCATCATCTCAATCTTCTCATGCATCACCTTCAGATTGTAGGAAACACACTGAAACTCCTAGTATCAAGAAAAAGGAGGTGGTGTCATGGGGAAAGAAAAGTTTTCCTGATGACGCAGGGCCCTTAAGGTATAAGTCTAGAGAATCTAGGGAAATTGCAAGGGAAATCACcaggaaaatgagaaaaaatttcataaacagCTCCATGAATTTTTCAACTTCTGGTTTTAGAGGCTATGTCGGGGATGAGAGTTCAACTGAAAATGAGTCTGCAAATGAATCAGAGGAGACCGCAGTGAATTCCAGAAATTCCATTGATTGGAGTAACCGAAGCATACCTTCATCATCATGCTCTAACGAATCATTGGTGAGCAGAGAGGCCAGGAAGAGACTCTCAGAGAGGTGGAAACTGACTCATAAGTCTGTGAACATGGGAATTGTTAGTCAGAGCAGCACACTAGGTGAAATGCTTGCTACCCCCAACTTGGGAACAAGGCTAGGAAATTCAGATGCCATGATCTGTAAAAAAGTATTCAGTGATGACGTTGATTGCAATCATGGAACAGTTAGGTGGGATGAACCTTTGGGTATTAGCAGCAGGGAAGGCTGGAAGGATGTTGGTACTGGGAATCTTTTGAGATCAAGGTCTGTGCTTGCTTCATCTACTATTATCAGTAGTCCTAGAATAGACAAGCGCCGTGAAAATGTTTCCCATGACAGTTATATGATCCCTAGACAAGTGATCTGGCAGGAAAGAAACAGAACAATAAAAGGAAATTTCAATAAGAGAGAATGTTCGTCTTCTAGAAATTCCAGATCACGTTCTAAGAAATCTCACATGTCTAGCTGCTCGTATAGATATCACAGTGAGACTTCCTTGGATATTAATTTTGGCCAGGATCAAGTGCAGAGTGACATTGCAGAATATGATTCACTGGAACAAATTTGTACAGTTTCTGAGACACCAGCTTCTCTTGTCACAGATACAGGTTTAGTTTTTGAAACTATGGTGGATGTGGTAATTGAGAACAAAGCCATGCAATCTAAGCCTATGGACCAAGAATCATCGACTTATATGTTGGTAAAAGGCAATTCCTCTGCTAGTGATCTagaagtttcaagctcaaag CACTCTGTAGCCGAAGTAGAAACTCCAGCAAGCTCGAAGGAGGCTGATCAGCCCAGTCCTGTCTCAGTTCTTGAAACTCCTTTTCCAGATGACCTGTCATCTGGTTCTGAGTGCTTTGAGGGTCTCAACGCTGACCTGAATG GACTTCGGATGCAGCTTCAACTTCTTAGGTTGGAGTCGGAAGCATACGAGGAAGGACCCATGCTCATCTCTAGTGATGAAGATGTCGAGGCGGGATCTGTTGGCTTTACAGAAGCAGCACAAGTAGCTGAGGAGAGCTGTGAATTTTCCTACATAGCAGATGTACTGGTGGACTCCGGTATTAATGATGGCGACCCTGATACATTCCTGAGAACATTGCACTCCCCAGAATGGCCAGTCAAACCATTGATATTTGAAGAAGTCGAGAAGAAGTACTGTAATCATGCAAGTTGGCCAAGGTCTGAACGGAGGCTGCTGTTCGACCGTCTAAATCTTGCTCTTCTGGTGATTTACCAGCAATATGCAAATTCACACCCTTGGGTGAGGTCTGCAACTGTGATTGGTCCCAAGTGGATAAAAAACGGACTCAAGGATACTCTGTGCAAATTGGTTGCTAGCCATGATAGGAGAGCTAACGAGGACATTGCAGCAGAAAAAATACTGGAAAGGGAATCGCAGTGGTTGGATTTGAGGGAGGACGTTGATATTATAGGTAGGGAAATTGAGAGGCTACTGACAGAAGAGTTGGTAAGAGAGCTAGTAGCAGTGTAG
- the LOC133676519 gene encoding protein SLOW GREEN 1, chloroplastic-like: MESVAKLHCRHQPFNLSLNPHRPSFPKPIISLSFKTPPPSSSSPFKLSSTSIRASSSSSSRITPLNKNLGTIIKTTSITLTAAAALFFTRLNIKPAIASPLTASSTVDPTQESSKENVSYEEQERVLQDYLSQNPNDIEALRSLMEVRIKSKKLLEAIEVVDRLIELEPNEDEWPLLKSQIYTYSGDFESAKDGFEAILQKDPLRVEAYHGLVMANSESGGSLEVVLKRIESAMDKCKKEKKTSDLRDFKLLVAQVRVMEEKYLDALKVYEELVKEEPRDFRPYLCQGIIYTLLRKKDEAEKKFEQFKKLVPKNHPYREYLVDNMFATKFFSDKVERERS; this comes from the coding sequence ATGGAGTCAGTTGCTAAACTGCACTGCCGTCACCAACCCTTTAATCTCTCACTCAATCCCCACCGCCCATCATTTCCAAAACCCATCATTTCCCTCTCCTTCAAAACCCCACCTCCCTCATCCTCGTCACCCTTCAAACTCTCCTCTACCTCCATCagagcctcctcctcctcctcctcccgcATCACCCCACTCAATAAAAACCTTGGCACCATCATCAAAACCACTTCAATCACTCTCACCGCGGCAGCCGCTTTATTCTTCACTCGCCTCAATATCAAACCAGCAATCGCCTCCCCTCTTACCGCGTCATCCACAGTAGACCCCACACAGGAATCTTCGAAAGAAAATGTTTCGTACGAAGAACAAGAGAGAGTTCTTCAAGATTATCTGTCTCAAAACCCCAATGATATTGAAGCTCTACGGTCTCTCATGGAGGTGAGGATCAAATCAAAGAAACTTCTTGAAGCAATTGAAGTTGTTGATCGATTAATCGAGCTGGAGCCAAATGAAGATGAATGGCCATTGTTGAAATCACAAATTTACACTTACAGTGGAGATTTTGAGTCTGCTAAAGATGGGTTTGAAGCGATTTTACAAAAAGATCCACTTCGCGTGGAGGCTTATCATGGCCTTGTAATGGCGAATTCGGAATCCGGTGGTTCCTTGGAAGTTGTGTTGAAAAGAATAGAGAGTGCAATGgataaatgtaaaaaagaaaagaagacttcGGATTTGCGGGATTTTAAGTTGTTGGTTGCGCAAGTTAGAGTAATGGAGGAGAAGTATCTTGATGCATTGAAGGTTTATGAGGAGTTGGTGAAAGAGGAACCGAGGGATTTTAGGCCGTATTTGTGTCAAGGGATCATTTATACTTTGTTGAGGAAGAAAGATGAAGCAGAGAAAAAGTTTGAGCAGTTTAAAAAGCTTGTTCCGAAGAATCATCCTTATAGGGAGTACTTGGTTGATAATATGTTTGCCACTAAGTTCTTTTCGGACaaggtagagagagagaggagttgA
- the LOC133676841 gene encoding uncharacterized protein LOC133676841 isoform X1, which yields MSRESESRRSPSVIARLMGLDGLPLQQSSHKHPKKSLENYTQRMVLAEIAQRNRGSYGRRSSRKSSKDEQEFKDVFEVLDTSKMDSSSYSSCGNGHSELTAAEMAFIQQKFTDVKWLSTDEKLQNSKEFHDAIEDLDSNKDILLKYLQQPDSLFTKHLHDLQGIPPQSHCGRTHIPAKKSSYPAHCGSIGLGCNIERENPLKNRRKPHVDPSSYSYSKLEAQNPVKLSKVQLDQKDESAILPTRIVVLKPNIGKMQNSKKNTSSSQSSHASPSDCRKHTETPSIKKKEVVSWGKKSFPDDAGPLRYKSRESREIAREITRKMRKNFINSSMNFSTSGFRGYVGDESSTENESANESEETAVNSRNSIDWSNRSIPSSSCSNESLVSREARKRLSERWKLTHKSVNMGIVSQSSTLGEMLATPNLGTRLGNSDAMICKKVFSDDVDCNHGTVRWDEPLGISSREGWKDVGTGNLLRSRSVLASSTIISSPRIDKRRENVSHDSYMIPRQVIWQERNRTIKGNFNKRECSSSRNSRSRSKKSHMSSCSYRYHSETSLDINFGQDQVQSDIAEYDSLEQICTVSETPASLVTDTGLVFETMVDVVIENKAMQSKPMDQESSTYMLVKGNSSASDLEVSSSKEPSNGPSKKGSIPMQHSVAEVETPASSKEADQPSPVSVLETPFPDDLSSGSECFEGLNADLNGLRMQLQLLRLESEAYEEGPMLISSDEDVEAGSVGFTEAAQVAEESCEFSYIADVLVDSGINDGDPDTFLRTLHSPEWPVKPLIFEEVEKKYCNHASWPRSERRLLFDRLNLALLVIYQQYANSHPWVRSATVIGPKWIKNGLKDTLCKLVASHDRRANEDIAAEKILERESQWLDLREDVDIIGREIERLLTEELVRELVAV from the exons ATGTCAAGAGAATCTGAATCCAGAAGGTCTCCGAGTGTTATTGCCAGATTGATGGGCCTTGATGGGCTACCACTGCAGCAATCTTCTCATAAGCATCCAAAGAAATCCTTGGAGAACTACACCCAAAGAATGGTATTGGCAGAGATAGctcaaagaaacagaggctCATATGGTCGGCGGTCATCCAGAAAAAGCTCCAAGGATGAGCAAGAATTTAAAGATGTATTTGAAGTTTTAGACACTTCAAAGATGGATAGTAGTAGTTACTCATCATGTGGAAATGGACACTCAGAGCTCACAGCAGCTGAGATGGCATTCATTCAGCAGAAATTCACGGATGTTAAATGGCTTTCTACCGATGAAAAACTTCAGAATTCAAAAGAATTTCATGATGCTATTGAGGATCTGGACTCCAACAAGGATATTTTGCTGAAATATCTTCAGCAGCCAGATTCTTTGTTCACAAAGCATCTGCATGATTTACAAGGTATCCCTCCACAATCCCATTGCGGTCGGACTCACATACCAGCTAAGAAGTCATCATATCCTGCACACTGTGGGAGCATTGGCCTAGGCTGtaatatagagagagaaaaccCATTGAAGAATCGAAGAAAACCTCATGTTGATCCTTCTAGCTACTCTTATAGTAAGCTTGAAGCTCAAAATCCAGTCAAGTTGTCAAAAGTTCAACTGGATCAGAAAGATGAATCCGCCATTCTCCCTACAAGGATTGTTGTTCTGAAACCAAATATCGGAAAAATGCAGAATTCTAAGAAAAATACCTCATCATCTCAATCTTCTCATGCATCACCTTCAGATTGTAGGAAACACACTGAAACTCCTAGTATCAAGAAAAAGGAGGTGGTGTCATGGGGAAAGAAAAGTTTTCCTGATGACGCAGGGCCCTTAAGGTATAAGTCTAGAGAATCTAGGGAAATTGCAAGGGAAATCACcaggaaaatgagaaaaaatttcataaacagCTCCATGAATTTTTCAACTTCTGGTTTTAGAGGCTATGTCGGGGATGAGAGTTCAACTGAAAATGAGTCTGCAAATGAATCAGAGGAGACCGCAGTGAATTCCAGAAATTCCATTGATTGGAGTAACCGAAGCATACCTTCATCATCATGCTCTAACGAATCATTGGTGAGCAGAGAGGCCAGGAAGAGACTCTCAGAGAGGTGGAAACTGACTCATAAGTCTGTGAACATGGGAATTGTTAGTCAGAGCAGCACACTAGGTGAAATGCTTGCTACCCCCAACTTGGGAACAAGGCTAGGAAATTCAGATGCCATGATCTGTAAAAAAGTATTCAGTGATGACGTTGATTGCAATCATGGAACAGTTAGGTGGGATGAACCTTTGGGTATTAGCAGCAGGGAAGGCTGGAAGGATGTTGGTACTGGGAATCTTTTGAGATCAAGGTCTGTGCTTGCTTCATCTACTATTATCAGTAGTCCTAGAATAGACAAGCGCCGTGAAAATGTTTCCCATGACAGTTATATGATCCCTAGACAAGTGATCTGGCAGGAAAGAAACAGAACAATAAAAGGAAATTTCAATAAGAGAGAATGTTCGTCTTCTAGAAATTCCAGATCACGTTCTAAGAAATCTCACATGTCTAGCTGCTCGTATAGATATCACAGTGAGACTTCCTTGGATATTAATTTTGGCCAGGATCAAGTGCAGAGTGACATTGCAGAATATGATTCACTGGAACAAATTTGTACAGTTTCTGAGACACCAGCTTCTCTTGTCACAGATACAGGTTTAGTTTTTGAAACTATGGTGGATGTGGTAATTGAGAACAAAGCCATGCAATCTAAGCCTATGGACCAAGAATCATCGACTTATATGTTGGTAAAAGGCAATTCCTCTGCTAGTGATCTagaagtttcaagctcaaag GAACCATCAAATGGGCCGTCTAAGAAAGGTTCAATTCCCATGCAGCACTCTGTAGCCGAAGTAGAAACTCCAGCAAGCTCGAAGGAGGCTGATCAGCCCAGTCCTGTCTCAGTTCTTGAAACTCCTTTTCCAGATGACCTGTCATCTGGTTCTGAGTGCTTTGAGGGTCTCAACGCTGACCTGAATG GACTTCGGATGCAGCTTCAACTTCTTAGGTTGGAGTCGGAAGCATACGAGGAAGGACCCATGCTCATCTCTAGTGATGAAGATGTCGAGGCGGGATCTGTTGGCTTTACAGAAGCAGCACAAGTAGCTGAGGAGAGCTGTGAATTTTCCTACATAGCAGATGTACTGGTGGACTCCGGTATTAATGATGGCGACCCTGATACATTCCTGAGAACATTGCACTCCCCAGAATGGCCAGTCAAACCATTGATATTTGAAGAAGTCGAGAAGAAGTACTGTAATCATGCAAGTTGGCCAAGGTCTGAACGGAGGCTGCTGTTCGACCGTCTAAATCTTGCTCTTCTGGTGATTTACCAGCAATATGCAAATTCACACCCTTGGGTGAGGTCTGCAACTGTGATTGGTCCCAAGTGGATAAAAAACGGACTCAAGGATACTCTGTGCAAATTGGTTGCTAGCCATGATAGGAGAGCTAACGAGGACATTGCAGCAGAAAAAATACTGGAAAGGGAATCGCAGTGGTTGGATTTGAGGGAGGACGTTGATATTATAGGTAGGGAAATTGAGAGGCTACTGACAGAAGAGTTGGTAAGAGAGCTAGTAGCAGTGTAG
- the LOC133677550 gene encoding uncharacterized protein LOC133677550: MENNFSLLREQKIIADDEELLKLSLSTGSRSQPLSQSSSQLMLGQPPTLPISQLFPPVKPPPPPPHILHMQTPANPSHQEAVIGQLHSHIRKSPSKILREGKSDTIPAPYPWATTRRAAVHSLEYLLANGLTIISGQMQCKKCDRQYEIEYDLQQKFMEVASFISANKDTMHDRAPSVWLNPTLPDCSFCDKRNCLKPIISKKRSINWLFLLLGQMLGCCQLKALKYFCKHTMNHRTGAKDRVLYLTYVDLCNQLDRSFDMKFST; the protein is encoded by the coding sequence ATGGAGAATAATTTTTCACTTCTAAGAGAACAAAAAATCATAGCAGATGATGAAGAGTTGCTTAAGCTCTCGCTCTCTACTGGATCTAGGTCACAGCCATTATCGCAATCATCATCACAACTAATGTTAGGTCAACCACCGACGCTTCCAATATCGCAGTTGTTTCCACCAGTGAAACCGCCTCCACCACCGCCACACATTCTCCATATGCAGACCCCTGCTAACCCATCTCATCAAGAAGCTGTCATTGGGCAACTGCATTCTCACATCCGCAAGTCTCCCTCTAAGATTTTAAGGGAAGGAAAAAGTGACACCATACCGGCACCGTATCCATGGGCTACTACTAGACGTGCCGCAGTACATAGCCTTGAATATCTGCTAGCCAACGGACTAACCATTATTTCCGGTCAAATGCAGTGCAAAAAATGCGATAGACAGTATGAAATTGAATATGATTTGCAACAGAAATTCATGGAAGTCGCATCTTTTATTTCTGCAAACAAGGACACCATGCATGATCGAGCGCCATCAGTTTGGCTGAACCCAACCCTTCCTGATTGCAGTTTCTGTGATAAAAGAAACTGCTTGAAGCCAATTATCTCCAAGAAGAGGTCCATTAATTGGTTATTTTTGCTGTTGGGGCAAATGCTTGGGTGCTGCCAGCTAAAGGCGTTGAAATATTTTTGCAAACACACCATGAATCATAGAACAGGTGCTAAAGATCGAGTTCTTTATCTTACTTACGTAGATCTTTGTAACCAGTTAGATAGATCGTTTGATATGAAGTTTTCTACGTAG